The genomic interval CAACGATGAACATTTCGATGGAGGATCCGACCCATACATGTACTAACAAAAAACTAGAAATATGATAAATCGATATCCAACTACATCGATTTTATGAAATATAACGATGTGGAATACGGTAAGGTTTATTGAGTGTGAGGACGGAAACAATCTGTAGAAGATGACTGAATCTATTAGACAAGAGATTGAAGAGCTTGAGGATGAAATTCAAAGCACTCCATATAACAAAGCAACTTCAAAGCATATCGGGAAACTTAAAGCAAAGGTTGCTAATTTAAAGGAGAAACTTGAGAAACAAAGTTCTGGTTCTAAAGGCGGAGAGGGATACGATGTTCAGAAAAGTGGTGACCGAACCGCTGTACTGGTCGGTTTCCCCTCCGTCGGTAAATCTACTTTATTATCTAAATTAACAGGAGCTGAATCTGAAATTGCTTCTTACGACTTCACAACCTTAGATGTAATCCCAGGTATGCTTAAACATAAAGGCTGCAACATACAGATACTGGATGTCCCTGGTTTAATCGAAGGCGCTTCAACAGATAGAGGTCGAGGACGAAGAGTTCTATCGGTAGTTAGAAACTGCGACCTGGTGTTAATCACCACAGATGTTCATAGAATGGAGCATATAACCAAAATCAAACAGGAACTGTATGACGCCGGCATACGATTAGATAAAAAACCACCTAAAATTGAAATCGAAAAAAAAGACAAAGGCGGCATCGACATAGTCAGTTCAGTCGAACAAGACCTCGATGAAGACACAATAAAAGCAATTCTCAAAGAATACAAAGTAATAAACGCAACAGTTATACTAAGAGAAAAATTCGATTTAGACCGTTTAATAGACGGAATATCAGGAAACAGAGTCTACATGCCATCACTCACAATAGTAAACAAAGTAGATGAAACACAAAAAAACATAAAAGAAGACAGCGAAGGACGTATCTACATATCAGCTGAACAAGAAATAAACCTAGAATACCTGAAAGACAAAATTCTAGAAAAACTCGACATAAAAAGAATCTACCTAAAACCCCAACGTGGCGAACCCGACATGGAAGACCCAATAGTTGTAGACCAAAACGCAACCGTAAAAGACGTATCAAGAAAGCTACATAGAGAGTTCGAGGAAAAATTCAGATACGCAAAAGTATGGGGCAACTCAGCAAAACACGACGGCCAACAAGTCGGTAAAGACCACCAACTAAAAGACGGAGACATACTAAGCATAGTAACAAACTAAAACAACCCTAACCCCCACCCAAAACCCAAAAAAAACAATACATTAAATCAAACAAAATTGAAATAAGTTTGTTGGTTTATAGTGTGTGCACTATTTTTTAGGGTTTGTAGGTGTTTGGGTTGTTATTTTTGGTGGTTTCTGGTTTTCGTGTATTTTTATTTTGTTTTTTTCATTGAATTGGTTTACTAGCCATGCGTTTGTTTTTGTATGCATCGTTATTTCGGTTGTTGTGTAGTTTCCACCGGCTAGTGATAAGGTTGGTATTAACTGGTCGGCACAGTATTTATCGATGTCTCCTTCTGTTTTGATTTGTTTTATCAGTTCTATAGCTGCTTCTTCCCCTACTTTTTCTGCTGGTTTTCCGGGTTTGCCTAGTGAACTTCCGGCGTAACGACATCCATTTTGGCTCCAAACTACGATGCCAGAGCCTTTACCTAACACATCGCATGTTTCTATTTCGATTTCGGTTGGTAATCCTATTTTCTTGAGTTTTTTAGTTGCTGTCTGTGCTTGTCGTATGGCTATGTGTCGTGGTAGGTTTCCGCAATGTGAAACTCCCTTGATTTTTTGGGGTTTTTTACAATCGATGGATTTTGAATTTAAGGTCAGATCTCTGGTGGTTAATGATATTTTTCCACCGCCTTTCGGATAATAACCTCTTTTAATTAAATCTAAATCAAACTCGATACCGAACTGGCTTAAAACTGGTTTTGTTACGTGTTTCAAGTAATCTATTGGGGGTGCCCATTTAACATCGGTTCCACCGACTGCAACAATTTTTAACTCGCTCGCTACATGGAGAGTTGGCACAACACACTGTATCAACAGGGATACACTTCCAGCGGTTCCTATATCTATCTCAACCTCTCCGCTAGGGGTTTTTTTGGGTTCGAAAAATAGTTCTGTAGACCTCAAGGTATCTCCAACAACCCTGGCATCGGTTAGCCTTTTC from Methanonatronarchaeum thermophilum carries:
- the rtcA gene encoding RNA 3'-terminal phosphate cyclase — its product is MLVIDGSYGEGGGQVVRTALAMSTVLQKPFRLENIRAGRSKPGLSHQHLSCVELMKRLTDARVVGDTLRSTELFFEPKKTPSGEVEIDIGTAGSVSLLIQCVVPTLHVASELKIVAVGGTDVKWAPPIDYLKHVTKPVLSQFGIEFDLDLIKRGYYPKGGGKISLTTRDLTLNSKSIDCKKPQKIKGVSHCGNLPRHIAIRQAQTATKKLKKIGLPTEIEIETCDVLGKGSGIVVWSQNGCRYAGSSLGKPGKPAEKVGEEAAIELIKQIKTEGDIDKYCADQLIPTLSLAGGNYTTTEITMHTKTNAWLVNQFNEKNKIKIHENQKPPKITTQTPTNPKK
- a CDS encoding OBG GTPase family GTP-binding protein, which encodes MTESIRQEIEELEDEIQSTPYNKATSKHIGKLKAKVANLKEKLEKQSSGSKGGEGYDVQKSGDRTAVLVGFPSVGKSTLLSKLTGAESEIASYDFTTLDVIPGMLKHKGCNIQILDVPGLIEGASTDRGRGRRVLSVVRNCDLVLITTDVHRMEHITKIKQELYDAGIRLDKKPPKIEIEKKDKGGIDIVSSVEQDLDEDTIKAILKEYKVINATVILREKFDLDRLIDGISGNRVYMPSLTIVNKVDETQKNIKEDSEGRIYISAEQEINLEYLKDKILEKLDIKRIYLKPQRGEPDMEDPIVVDQNATVKDVSRKLHREFEEKFRYAKVWGNSAKHDGQQVGKDHQLKDGDILSIVTN